The Methanothrix soehngenii GP6 genome has a window encoding:
- a CDS encoding Nmad3 family putative nucleotide modification protein, which produces MRSALIMKVILSRKGFDSEFGGYPSPILPNGQMISLPIPDQNEELRYSDVMAGDSTCYDLMT; this is translated from the coding sequence ATGAGGAGCGCTTTAATAATGAAAGTCATCTTGAGCAGAAAAGGATTTGACTCCGAGTTTGGTGGGTATCCCAGCCCAATCCTTCCAAATGGGCAAATGATCTCGCTCCCTATTCCCGATCAAAATGAAGAGCTAAGATACTCAGATGTTATGGCGGGTGACTCGACTTGTTACGATCTAATGACCTGA
- a CDS encoding VOC family protein produces the protein MKIIYTKVFVNDQDKALKFYTQILGFVKKSDIGAGDYRWLTVVSPEDQNGTELILERNDNPAAKNYQKAIFEQSIPAINFGVSDVHAEYERLKNLGVKFTMQPSEVMENVTIAVFDDTCGNLIQLQTIG, from the coding sequence ATGAAAATCATATACACCAAAGTATTCGTTAACGATCAGGATAAAGCCCTGAAGTTTTACACACAAATCCTGGGCTTTGTGAAGAAAAGCGACATTGGCGCGGGGGATTACAGATGGCTTACCGTTGTCTCGCCTGAGGATCAAAACGGCACCGAGCTTATACTTGAACGGAATGATAATCCAGCAGCAAAAAATTATCAGAAAGCAATTTTCGAGCAGAGCATTCCCGCGATAAACTTCGGCGTTTCTGATGTCCACGCAGAGTATGAACGACTGAAGAATCTCGGGGTGAAGTTCACAATGCAGCCGTCAGAAGTAATGGAGAATGTGACCATAGCCGTCTTCGACGATACCTGTGGCAACTTGATACAACTACAAACGATAGGATGA
- a CDS encoding IS1634 family transposase, giving the protein MAIKRRKRGGHVYLEEYKTTREEGKVVSKFVRYIGREDAKSDTYKPRKKVIDRLDLSRSYRAGDVQLLWSIAEDLGFIQIIDGICCSDSGLNGVSPGKLLTVWAINRAIDPDSATMLERWVQTTDLPHLAGLPADVFTKDAFLFALDFVCKEDKTAASITDLSSRIDDALYHRWRKSHPLPADEKETLAYDLTTLLFFGVSCPLAELGYNPDRIRRRQANLAILVSKRDRYPLSHFVYNGSRHSISTVKNLLNRLSKMAIEPGTLIWDRGNVSKKHVQMVDESGWKLICGVPKTSKEAKEIIGKTKIPISPDSLVRSSHAGHIYAIKTENELFGKERSTIVYANRERSVKDADARNEALSVIGESLNELSQTGKDWSEKRLHDRIKNIVGQWSGFIDASVRRKKDGPRIEWSYDRQRLRSAEKYDGKWLILSTDYSLNANNAVNMYLEKDFIEKVFRVLKTHEEVEPVRHRLEHRVKAYLFVCMLAYRLLAVLQWKLKEASGKEGSWESADMFLRDLAVVQRVEVRFGNEVKTWYLNMTDSVSARLKEIGMSALFKEETRLVG; this is encoded by the coding sequence ATGGCTATCAAAAGGCGCAAGCGAGGAGGTCATGTTTACCTTGAGGAATACAAAACCACAAGGGAAGAGGGAAAAGTAGTCAGTAAGTTCGTGCGCTATATTGGACGAGAAGATGCCAAATCCGATACCTATAAACCTCGTAAGAAGGTCATAGATCGACTTGATTTGTCCAGATCATATCGAGCAGGTGACGTTCAATTGCTCTGGTCGATTGCCGAGGATCTTGGTTTTATCCAGATAATCGACGGAATCTGCTGCTCCGATTCAGGCTTAAACGGCGTCTCTCCAGGGAAATTGCTGACTGTTTGGGCAATAAACCGTGCGATCGACCCAGATAGTGCTACTATGCTTGAGCGATGGGTGCAAACTACAGATCTCCCGCATCTTGCAGGTCTTCCCGCAGATGTCTTCACAAAGGATGCATTCCTTTTTGCACTTGATTTCGTATGCAAGGAAGACAAGACCGCAGCTTCTATTACCGATTTGAGTTCGAGGATAGATGACGCTCTGTACCATAGATGGCGAAAAAGCCATCCACTCCCTGCCGATGAAAAAGAGACATTAGCTTACGACCTTACAACTTTGCTGTTTTTCGGAGTTAGTTGCCCTCTTGCTGAGCTTGGATATAATCCTGATAGAATTCGTCGGCGTCAAGCTAACCTCGCGATTCTTGTGTCAAAACGAGATCGATATCCTCTTTCGCATTTTGTGTACAACGGAAGCCGTCACAGCATATCCACAGTGAAAAACCTGCTGAATCGCTTATCTAAAATGGCCATTGAACCTGGAACTCTAATATGGGATCGCGGAAACGTATCAAAAAAACATGTGCAAATGGTAGATGAGTCTGGGTGGAAACTGATATGCGGCGTACCTAAAACATCGAAAGAAGCAAAAGAAATCATCGGCAAAACCAAAATCCCAATTAGCCCTGATTCGCTTGTCCGCAGCAGTCATGCGGGGCATATCTATGCGATAAAGACAGAAAATGAACTTTTCGGAAAAGAACGCTCTACAATCGTTTATGCCAATCGCGAAAGAAGCGTGAAGGATGCTGATGCAAGAAATGAAGCGCTTTCCGTAATCGGAGAAAGCCTCAACGAGCTAAGCCAGACTGGAAAAGACTGGTCCGAAAAACGACTCCATGATCGAATAAAAAACATAGTCGGACAGTGGTCTGGCTTTATTGATGCCAGCGTGCGCAGAAAAAAAGACGGGCCTAGGATTGAATGGAGTTATGATCGACAGAGACTCCGATCTGCGGAAAAATATGATGGAAAATGGCTCATATTATCTACTGATTACTCATTAAATGCAAATAATGCTGTGAACATGTATCTGGAAAAGGACTTCATAGAGAAAGTCTTTCGTGTTTTGAAAACACATGAAGAGGTCGAACCTGTTCGACACAGATTGGAGCATCGTGTGAAAGCTTACCTTTTCGTCTGCATGCTTGCATATCGATTGTTGGCTGTGCTTCAATGGAAGCTCAAAGAGGCTTCTGGCAAAGAAGGATCTTGGGAGAGCGCGGATATGTTTTTGCGGGATCTGGCCGTGGTGCAAAGAGTCGAGGTTCGATTTGGCAACGAGGTCAAAACATGGTATCTCAATATGACCGATTCTGTTTCTGCAAGATTAAAGGAGATCGGAATGAGTGCGTTATTCAAAGAGGAGACTCGACTCGTCGGCTAA